The genomic DNA ttaacttTGGAGTTAATTGTTCCCGTAAATGTATCGGTCATTTCAAGACTCAATCCCAGCCCTCTGACAACTCAGATCAAGATCCTTTACAGACAGACACTTAACACAAATAGATCTCATTCATAATGTACGTACCAGAGAACAAAGAGCATAGATGGCCACGAGGGTCAAAGGAAGTCCAATACAGATGATTATCCATGTCACCACATTTATGATGGATAGTGCTTCATTATATTGTTTGCCGTAATCATGGCTCATGTCCAGTGATGTGTCGTTAATGTAGAACTCTCCCATTCTTCAGAGTGAAACCTGTTTAAGAGATCAGGTTATAAAACGAGGCATGAAACATGTTGTTTAATATCTACCTAACATTGTTCAGTTATATCACTAAAGCTGTGAGGAGCAAGTTCACATAAATACAGGATTCACACATATGATACCCACAAAACAAATCAATTGCTTTCATTTTCTATTGACTTTACTCAATTTTTGATACGCTATCTGTCACGGACTCAGACTCAGAATCACAGTCAAATGTCTTTAATGGAGGTCTTTGTCAGGGCAACAAAAGTCAAAAATAGAGAAAAACTCAGGAGACTTCAAGTTAAACTGTTCCAATAAACTTTAACGTAAAAAAGCCCAGGAGATAAACTTAGCTTCACtggagacaaacacaggaagaaTCTGGCACAGCAGCAAAACTGGGCGAGTCTGTATGTCATGCAGAGTCATGTAGTGATGAGACCAGACAACAACTGAGGACTGGAGAGGGTTTTTGTAGCTGAGTTAACAAGCTtaaacaggaaacaggtgaGGAGTGCTAATAGGCTGGGGATAGTGAACGTTGATACTGATTGAGTGGAGAATGAGTAGTGGGCGTGGCTGAGGGAGAGCCCAGTGCCAGTGTGACAATAgtctcgttcgagatgagccaggtctgcgcagaatcgatcacgggcgatcgccgcccaatgcatgccggttagatttgtgtccgacttgatcccgacttgctctgacgtcatgcacacgtgggcaacgataacctcacgagatcaaggcggccgcagttttTAGAGCCAGGCGCCGCACTTGCtctccaccgactgcaagacccaggcggacccaggtcATGttgggaaacgccggcctctcagctgatctaacagctgattggttcagaatcgactcaacatgatgacgttttatctaaactttttattgattttgatttggagggattttaactgctatttgtctgatttaatggcttattctgtacagaacacctgttgtgtggctgacagtgacgtttagaagtcagagagactaaatctgttcagattacggatcatctacagtctgttgttaaaataaaaatcagcaacagatcgcatgtagagcattttaacagctactctgtcataattaaaacaactggagactgtgtacaagctgatatgggtcagataacattttattaaatcggaatcggaccacagtgtttctgtcacttcctgttcagcctgaaggctgctggaatcggctggaaactgtccgacttgacagcggatttttgtcaccgccccaggctgctgccgcctgctctcgtccactttataggcgaggcgcagttcatctcaaACGAGCCTACTATCTGCTTATTACGGTGGCCCCGAAGTGCAAGCCataacagcaaatcacacagcATGACAGGGAGTTGTGTTGATTTGCTGTCCtggtttgcacttcagggccaccgtagttAATACTTAATCAAATCTTACAGTTTCAGATAGCACAACAAGTTCTGGTGATGAATAGAAATTTTAACATGCTGATGTGAGGTCTTTATTGCAGCCAGAGAACATTGTCGTGTTTCAGTAATTTAATATGTTTAATGTTAATGTCCATTTGTTTAGGACATTTTGCCTGTCTTCTGTGCTGATGCCCCACTACTTGTTGAATGCCCCTCTGCCCTCTGGTTTTGATGAGACTGATTCATCCACTTGATAAACCATCTGCATTATCTTTTGTGTAAAGATTAATTTTCTTAATTTCACTAAACATCTCTAACTGAATCATTAACCGACCTGTTACCTGTCTTGcgttacataacataacatcagTCATCATATTGTGACAACACACAAAACTCAGTGCATATCTCAGCTGTTATCATTTAACTgcaatatatattgttttgaaTGAATGTTGGTTcagaacatacatacatacatacatacatacatacatacatacatacatattaacatacatacatacatacatacatattaacatacatacatacatacatacatattaacatacatacatacatacatacatacatacatacatacatacatacatattaacatacatacatacatacatacatattaacatacatacatacatacatacatacatacatacatacatattaacatacatacatattattaacatacatacatacatacatacatacatacatacatacatacatattaacatacatacatacatattaacatacatacatacatacatacgtacatacaacATTTGTAAGAAAAGTCATTTGTAAGCACTTTTTCGATATATGGACCAAATTCCTGAAATGTCTACACAGTAGTTCTACTTCTTGTTGTTTAATTTCCCATTAATTCATCATGCTCTAGCCCATTTTTCTTCTCTCGTTTTGCCTTCAGATAATGTACTTGATTTTGCATGCTTATATCTTTTTTAGCCGGTTTCTTAAACtatattttctgtctttgttacaCAATTACATATCCATAAGTCTTACAATTTAAGGTAAGACAGGGAAAAACCCAAATAAAATATAGTTGGTTTAAACACAGTACAGTCCATAGCTGTCTGCTTGTTAAAGGTTGCATACTCATTTTCATAACTATTTACAGTGTATTTACCTTTTTAAACAATCTATATAATAAAATGTCACCAAATTTACCTTTGACAGCTGCAAGACACTGAATGAGTTCCCTATACCATTGTCTGATGTTTTGTCCTCTACATCCAAACAGTCTACAATAAATATGGTAAAGTTACATAACATGCAGTAGGTTGATAATAATCTACCCCTCCTCTTTGAAGGAAAAGAGATAAAATGAGTACAACACCACAAGTAGTAATCAGCACATGCATGTTAAGTCTGTTTGTTTAAGATCTTGCTGTTTTGATGAGCTTATTGAAGGTTTAAATAACCTCTATCATATTGTGAAATCTTTATGCAAGTTTATTCTAAACATGAATATgcattttctgttgcacgaatCCAGGGCTGCTGAAAAGATGAGATGGACTTTCTTAAGAAGGATTTTAGCATCACCTGATAGCTTTGGTGTGCTTTTGGAAAGCCTTGGTTTAAATCAGGATCTCGGTTCCTGACTTTGACACACGGACGTCTGGAACAAAATGTGTCCTGACACATTCACCATGTCTTAAGAAACACTAACCCGTGAAACCTATTCACTATTAATCTACATCTTCTTCTGAGCTTAATATCACGTACATTTCCTGCTTTAAACATGTAGCCTTGACCACTTGAATTTTTTAGCAGAAACAAGAAGTGATAACAACGCTGATACATCACCACATTTTAAGTTGATACGTTGAACCTGTAACATGCAGCAGTCACACAGTTACGGTACAACATCTCTGGAGCCTTCAGTCAGTgggggaatgtaactaagtacatttactcaagatctttacttgagtattttcttttcatgctactttctactttctacctctactccactacatttatctgaaaaTATGGGTTACTTCACAAATTAAGATTTGCACAAACAAAACATATGAAAAGTTTATCAAATATGATTGTAAGAGCTATTTTAGTCTGTTTTGTGTGTAggacacaaatttatataaacAGCAAATTGCTTgcactacatatatatatcatgaGACAGGTGCGTTGGAGAAGGATGAGCAAGTCATAAGTTGCAAAAAGAAGGTGATTGGTGCAGACCCTCAGTCACCTCCTACAAGAGATGACTTCTCAGTATGTAATACCATTTGCCTGATGAAGGTTTAGTACCAAAACATTGCCCTTTAactttgcaagttagacagtgtacAGAGGTTTCTTTTCAATTTAAgttattacatttctttttttatttgtatgtaaTTCTCTTTCAAATGATTCAGATTGGACTGCTTTCAGTGCATTTTTTATTCTAACACTGGGGGGCACCAAATGCTAAATCTTACATATCAAAGACATTCAGGCATTTAGAGGTGTGTGTTTTGGGGTGTGTTACAGCCTATCACTGTGATGACATCACTGTTTCTTACTTGATCTGCCTatctttaaacattttttctttaaattgtcTTAAACAGTCACAACCGGTCACCAAGTATAATAATGACAGACATTAACTAGACTAGCAACCTAATAACAGCATATTTGATTGACATTTGTTAAAGAAATCACAGAAAAGCAGAGCAAGTTTACAAAAACATTTCCCAGCAAGCATAACTCCCACAGCATAAAGACAATACTTCCTTGTATCAACAGTTAGGTGTCTTATTAAAATCCATATCTGTAGAAGAGAGAATCTTTCTTGTCTCTATCCTTTTTTATTTGCCTACATGTCTCCTTCTGTTTTcactcctttctctctctctctccctatttCTCTGCCTACATGAAGCTGACTCATTCATACTTTTGAACTGCTGACATCATTGCTGTCCATTCTGCAACAACACACAGAGGCCAAAAGCTTGTAAATGGCCCCTTTCCTCATGAAAACATACAGAACTAAGTCTGCAAGAGGAAATAACCTTGCAAACACAGAAGACAGGTCAGTGAGGGTAATGTCATATCGGTTTCCCTCTTTCAGAAACAATATGATTCTGGGCAGGAACAACAGCATGTAAATAAGCAGCACCAGGACCAACATTCCCACAATTCGTCGTTTTTCGTCAGCTGGAACTGAGATGGAAGCAGACAGGGCTTTGAGGGTCCCAACCAGAAAGAATATGAGCAGTGGGAGGGGAAGGAGGAAAAATGTGGCTAAGATGGTGCCTGTGACCTCTGAAAAACCACAGAAAACCAGAGTGACGAGATAGACGAGAGAAAGGATCCAGACCAGGACACAGACCCCCACGGAGATCTTGATGGTTCGTCTGAAGCGGTACCACAGTGGGCAGGcgatgaccaaatacctgtaaTACAAGATGTAAGACACAGCTTCAGAATGATATAGTAATACAATGGTCAGACACAGAAGTAGACACACACATTCTGGATAGACAGATACCTTTCCAGGGCGATGCACACCATGAAGCCAACACTGGCCATCAGACTAGAGCCATAAATGCGACCGcctatttgatttattttctggTCCTCAGATTGAACCACAAAACCGATCATGCAGCAGAGCTGAATGAGGTCAGAAATGAGAAGGTTGATGACGTAGATCGGAGCAACATTATCCTTTCCCACCTGCAGGAAAACATTGGTTAAAGTAAAGAAAGCAGTTGTAAACATGTTCTGAACATCTCCTCCCAAATATGTCTGCAGGGTCCAATCAGCTTCATGTACATTTTAACTATGGACTAGATTATTTCTCTAAATGTATAGgacattaaaatacaaaatcCCAGCCCTCTGACAACTCAGATCAAGATCCTTTACAGATAGACACTTTACACAAATAGATCTCAGTCATAATGTACGTACCAGAGAACAAAGAGCATAGATGGCCACGAGGGTCAAAGGAAGTCCAAAAGAGATGATTATGCATGTCACCACATATATAATGACTCTTGCTTGTATATAGTCATAGTCATCGAAGGTGTTGCTGTTATCATAGCACATGTCCAGTGATGGGTCGTTAATGCAGAACTCTTCCATTCTTCAGAGTGAAACCTGTTTAAGAGATCAGGTTATAAAACAAGGCATGAAACATGTTTAATATCTACCTAACATTGTTCAGTGACATCACTAAAGCTGTGAGGAGGAGGTTCACATAAATACAGGACTCATATATATGATACCCACAAAACAAATCAGATCAAAAATATGTGCAGACGAGTTAGACTTTATTTCCTGCGTCCTGAGTATGTGGAAATGGTGCAATGAAAATGTTGtaccacttcctgtttccacaAGAGTCGACCAGTACTGCCTGTCAATCTGCAGTTTTTTCTGAGCAGATATCAAGTTGTGCTTTTAAAATACTACGCACATTTCCTGTTTAAAGATATAGCCTGGTTGATAACATCATCAAATATGTGTTTGGTTTCATCATGCCAACATTTGTACTGGAAATGCAAAGCTTCTTTGCTTAGAAATACCCTGAATACAATATGCAACAGTTATAGAAggaacaaaaatacatagtcATTTCCAACGTGTAGGTATACTACATCAACTACATAATCATAAAGAAATATATGTAATTTTGAAATACTTCCAATAATACTGTACCTTAAAATCTTCCAATCTTCAATATTAGTCCAATTTAAAGAAGGATACTCCTTGACATCATTTTCGTAACTGGAAACGTTCCTGTTCAATCTACCGTCTGTAACGCAGCCTTGTCCAAAGTGAGCCAAAGAGCAACTACACCATTCCAAGAAAGCTTTTGGACTCTTGCGTATTTCATCAGAATAAGCGAAGGGCCTGGGAGCCGGATGAATCTCAAGCAGAAGAGGACATACTTTACCAATCCCGAGGGGAAATTTAAGTTGTGTTActatacagacacacaggggAATAGGACCCATACTCATGCATTAAATGAAGAGATGTCAGAGCGAGGGGGCTGGCAATGGACAGGCGCccagagcagttgggggttcagtgACTTGCTCAAGGGACCATTGACATAGCATGGGAGGTAAGCTAGCACCTCTCCAGATACCAGTCTgactgagctgctgctgccccAATCTGCGAGCCCATGTTTaatttgctctggcagatacGTCTGGTCCCCCTCCCATTCAGATTCCCAGCGGCCTGAGACGTGCCGGCCAATCACAACCTTTTATCTAATATGGGGCGGGTTTAAGACGATGACGTCCAGCACAACCATGGCTCATAGCACAAACTGGGCGgtgctgatcaaatatgaatcaggATTATGTTATTGTATTGCATATTGCTTTCCTAAATGTTTttagaaacacattttagtgtactgtttagctgtaaTTTGAGCAAGTTTGTGACGAGGCCGCCATTTCTTTCCTGCTTATAAACCGACCAAGCATCGCCCAACAGCAACATGagctatctatatatatatatatatatatatatatatatatatatatatatatattgaattaAAGTTACTACAGCACTGTCATTAATGTTTCTTTAATTacagtgtaaataataaaacatttgaccATTACTTCTCATAAAAGGTAACTTACCTAAAACACATTACTTTCACCCAGAAGCTTCCTCACTACAGTGTTCTTGCAAAAAAATTGCTGAGTCAACTCACAGTAGTAGGCCGCAaacaatattttaataataataataataataataataataataatacatttatttgatatagcaccttttacagacagagtcacaaagtgcttcacatgacaAACTGGGAGTGGTTTAGCCCAGTGAATTAGATCAGTACAgttatcaaataaaataaatacttttattttttattttttttgttatttatttatttattcatattatatGTCAAATTATCCCACTATATTAACTTACAGTTTAGTCAACTATTTCACAGTGTTCTGGTAACCGGGGGTTACAGGGCCTTTTTTATTCTAACACTGGGGGGAACCAAATAATACATCTTACATGTCAAAGACATTCAGGCTTTTAGAGGTGTGTGTTTTGGGGTGTGTTACGGCTTTAACAGTGATAGGGGTTTCACTGTGACGATAGTTTCTTACTTGATCTGCCCATCTTTAAACTCTTTATCTTTTAACTGTCTCACATAGTCACAACCGGTCACCAAGTATAATAATGATAGACATTAACTACACTAGCAACCTAATAACAGCATATTTGATTGACAGAAATCGCAGTGAAGCAGAGCAAGTTTACAAAAACATTTCCCAGCAAGCATAACTCCCACAGCATAAAGACAATACTTCCTTGTATCAACAATTAGTTGTCTTATTAAAAAACATATCCGTAGAAGAGAGAATCTTTCTTGTCTCTATCCTTTTTTATTTGCCTACATGTCTCTTTCTGttttctcccctttctctctctctctccctctttctctgcctACATGAAGCTGACTCATTCATACTGTTGAACCGCTGACATCATTGTTGTCCATTCTGCAACAACACACAGAGGCCAAAAGCTTGTCTATGGCCCCTTTCCTCATGAAAACATACAGAACTAAGTCTGCAAGAGGACTCAACCTAATCGAAACATAAGGCAGGCTGTTGATGGTAGTATCACATCTGTCTCCTTctttcagacagaaaatcattgtGGGTAGGAACAGCAGCGTGTAAATAACCAGCACCAGGACCAACATTGCCACAATTCGTCGTTTTTCGTCAGCGTGAACTGAGATGGAAGCAGACAGGACTTTGAGGGTCCTAACCAGGAAGAATATGAGCAGTGGGAGGGGAAGGAGGAAAAATATGCAATAAATAATTACTGAAAGATTTGGAGTATTCCAAAATAAAGAAGAGAAGCAATAGACAAGAGAAATGATCCAGACCAGGACACAGACCACCACAGAGATCTTGATGGTTCGTCTGAAGCGGTACCACAGTGGGCAGGcg from Sander lucioperca isolate FBNREF2018 chromosome 15, SLUC_FBN_1.2, whole genome shotgun sequence includes the following:
- the LOC116061784 gene encoding ovarian cancer G-protein coupled receptor 1-like, producing MEEFCINDPSLDMCYDNSNTFDDYDYIQARVIIYVVTCIIISFGLPLTLVAIYALCSLVGKDNVAPIYVINLLISDLIQLCCMIGFVVQSEDQKINQIGGRIYGSSLMASVGFMVCIALERYLVIACPLWYRFRRTIKISVGVCVLVWILSLVYLVTLVFCGFSEVTGTILATFFLLPLPLLIFFLVGTLKALSASISVPADEKRRIVGMLVLVLLIYMLLFLPRIILFLKEGNRYDITLTDLSSVFARLFPLADLVLYVFMRKGAIYKLLASVCCCRMDSNDVSSSKTMTV